The nucleotide window GGACAAGAATACAACTTATACCAAGTCAACCTGACTTATACGTTAGGCGACAGAGATTCCGCTTACATTAAACAAGTCATTGCTGATTTAGGGAAAACGATTGATAATCCTTCTGATGAATTCAGAAACTGGACTATCGATGGAGTAAGTTATGTAGTAAATGATTATGGTGAAGTTACTTCATTAGACATTAGTGGTAATGACCTTACTTCTACTCCATCAAGTTTACTAAATCTCACCAACTTAGGCACTTTAGATGTAAGTGATAACCAATTGTATTTTGACGACTTAGATGTTCTAAATGCAATGGGTGTGGCTAGCTTCATTTACAGTGGACAAACAATCGATCCAATCCAAGAGTTAGATGAAACTGTTAAAGGCGGTGAAGGCTATACTTCTTCATTAACTGACGCTCCAACATATTCAGACATATCATACCAATGGGTATTTAATGAATCTGGGTACTCGAATGTACTGGACTTAGATATCGAAACAATGACAACTGAAGACGTTGGTAACTATCAGTTATTTATCTCATCTACCAACTACGATGGATTAGAGATTAAATTTGCTGATATCGATATCATCTTCTCTAATGGTAATCTAGATTCAACTAAGGTTCATGATTTACTAACTGAATTGGGAATCTCCTTCAACGAAGATGATCCATTCAGAACATGGAATAACGATGGAATTATCACAGGAATTGATAACAATGGTTATGTAACTGATATCGATTTATATGGTAAAGGTTTAACAGAAGTTCCTTCTACTTTAGCTGCTTTCGACAATTTACAAAACTTAAATCTTGAGGATAACAATATCTACTTTGATGAATTAGATGTTTTACTAAGTTACAGTGGGGATATCAACTTAACGTATACTGGACAAAGTGTTACACCTTCTGTGATCAATGAAGTAGTAAAACATGGTGACAACTACAATTCATCTATTACTCAAGATTACGTGGATGTCTACTACGATTGGAAAAAAGGTGGTTCTTCTGTTTACTCTACAAAAGACATCACATTTACTGATTTCCAATCTGCTGATGCTGGAACATATGACCTATATGTCACTTCGATGACACACTCAGGGCTTGAATTCAACTTATATCAAATCAACCTTACTTACACATTAGGCGATAGAGATTCAGCCTATTTAGAACAAGTAATTACAGATTTAGGTAAAACGATAGATAATCCTTCTGATGAATTCAGAAACTGGACAGTCGACGGTGTAAGCTATGTAGTGAACGCTTATGGTGAAGTCACTTCATTGGATATTAGTGGTAACGACCTTACTTCTACTCCATCAAGTTTACTGAATCTTACCAATCTTACTACATTAGATGTTAGTGACAACCAGTTGTACTTCGATGATTTAGATATTCTTAGTGCAATGAGTGTAGCAAGTTTTGTTTATGATGGTCAAAGTATCGATCCTATTCAAGAACTTGATGCTACTGTTAAAGGTGGTGAAGGGTATACATCTTCATTAACTGATGTACCTACTTACTCGGATATTACTTATCAGTGGGTGTTTAATGAGTCTGGATATTCAAATGTTCTTGATTTGGATATAGAAAGTATGACAAGAGAAGATGAAGGCAACTACCAATTATTTATCTCGTCATCTAACCACGATGGACTAGAAATTAAATATGCTGACATCGATATTACATTTGCATTAGGAGACCGAGATTCGACAAAAGTTCATGATTTATTGACTGAACTTGGAGTTTCATTTGAAGAAAATGATCCGTTCAGAGATTGGTTAACAGGCGGTATTATCGATAATATTGATGACAATGGTGCCGTAGGTGATATTAACTTAAGTAATCTTACCTTAACTCAAGTTCCTTCATCATTATCAGCATTTGAAGATTTACAGAACTTAAGCCTTGATGACAACAATATCTACTTTGATGAATTAGATGTATTACTTGGCTTCAGTGGTGACATCAATTTGACTTATGATGGACAAAGTGTTACTCCAACTGTGATCAACGAAGTTGTAAAACATGGTGACAACTATAATTCATCAATTACTCAAGATTATGCTGATATCTATTATGATTGGAAAAAAGGCGGTTCTTCAGTTTACTCTACAAAAGACCTCTCTTTCACAGATTTCCAACCGGCTGATGCTGGTACATATGATTTGTATGTAACATCAACCACTCACTCAGGACTTGAGTTCAACATATACCAAGTTAACCTTACTTACACATTAGGTGATAGAGATTCTGTTTACCTAGAACAAGTAATTACAGATCTTGGTAAAACTATCGATAACCCTTCTGATGAGTTCAGAAACTGGACAGTCGACGGTGTAAGCTATGTAGTGAACGCTTATGGTGAAGTCACTTCATTAGATATAAGTGGTAACGATCTAACTTCTGTACCTTCAAGTATTTTGAACTTAATGAATCTTGAAACTCTAGATGTTAGTAGCAACCAATTGTACTTCGATGATCTGGATTACCTAGGTACTATGGGGGTAACGAACTTCTATTATGGTAGTCAATCTATTGATCCAATTCAAGAGTTAGAAGAAATTGTAAAAGGTGGTGAAGGTTATACTTCTTCTTTAACAGCAGCACCTACCTACTCTGATCTAACATATCAATGGGTATTTAGTGAATCAGTACATTCAAATGTTCTTGATTTAGATATCGAAAGTATGACAAGAGAAGACGCAGGTAATTACCAATTATACATCTCTTCTTCCAACTATGATGGTTTAGCAATTATGTTTGCTGACATTAATATTACTTTCGCACTTGGTGATCAAGACTCAACAAAAGTCCATGATTTACTCACTGAACTTAGTATCTCATTTGAAGAAAATGATCCTTTCAGAGATTGGAATTCAGATGGTGTAATTGTAGATATTGATGATAATGGTTTAGTATTAGATATTGATTTGTATGAAAAAGGTCTAGAGACTGTACCTACTACATTATCTGCTTTTGAAAACCTTCAATATTTAAGTTTAGACAACAACCACCTTTACTTTGATGAGTTAGACAAACTAACTGGTTATGAAGGTGCTTATGTTACATATGAGAACCAATCGATAAAATCAACAACAATAATCAATGAAACTATTAAGCATGGTGATAGCTATAACTCTGCTATTGTTCAGAACTATAGTGATGTTGATTATGACTGGAGAAAAGGAGAAGGTACACTGTTTACTTCTAAAGATATCTCAGTATCTGATCTACAACCTGATGATGCCGGTTCATACGATTTGTATGTAACTTCAAGTACTCACCCAAGTCAAGAGTATTACTTATATCAAATCAACCTGAATTATACATTAGGTGATAGAGACTCTGTGTACTTAGAAAACTTTATTGCTGATTTAGGTAAAACAATATCCAACTCGTCTGATGAGTATAGAAATTGGATTGTAGAAGGTGTTACTTTCTCGGTTGATGACTATGGTTATATTACTGCTCTTAATGTAAGCGACAATAACTTGTATGAGATTCCAAGTAGTATTGAAAACTTCATGAATATAGCAACTTTAGACGCAAGTAATAACAAGTTATACTTCGATGACCTAGATTATCTTAATGGATTAGGTATTGCAAGCTTGAATCATTCAGGACAAACATTCGATACTGTAAATACAACTGAGACGGTTAAACATAGTTATGACTTTACTACTTCTGTTTCTCAAGAATATGGAGATGTTTATTACCGTTGGACTAAAGATGATGAGAATATTGTAACTGAAACATCAAAAGATATTTCAATTACTGATATGAGGTTATATAAAGCAGGTGTTTACGCAGTGTATGTTACTTCTAGCATTCATGGTGATCAAGAATATAAAATTGCAGAATATACCATCAACCATGAATTAGGTGATAGAGATAAGAGCAACCTTGCAACATTGATCGATGCTTTAGCAGTTAGTTACGATAACACTCAAGATTTCAGAGATTGGTTAGGTAATGAAACTACATTTGATTCATCTGGATATGTTCTTGGCTTAGATTTATCATCATTGGAAATCGAAAGTCTACCAAATGATTTAACTCAATTTATTAGAATTGAAAGTGTTGATCTTAGTGACAACTACTTCTTCTATGATGATTTAGATATTCTTTATACTGTAGATTACGAGGTGACTTACTCTCCTCAAAACTACGTACAACAAGAAGCGTCTTATGAAGTAATCCAATATTCTGCTCTTTCTAATGATGAAATGGCTGTTACGGATTATGAAGGTGAATTAAATTACCAGTGGTATTTTGAGGATGAAGTTTATGGTGAAAGTGGTACTTTACTTGAAGTTGAAAACTTTGATTCATCTAAAGAAGGTCAATATCAATTAAAAGTAACATCACCTACATCATGGGATGGTTTAGAAATCCATGTAGCTAATATTAATCTTCAGTATAAATCATTAATCTCAGAGGCTGATTCGTTAGCATTATTTGAGTTATATACTGAAATCAATGTAGATTTTGATCCTAACGAAAGAATCGTCAACTGGCCTAGAATGGATTATGAACCATCAACAGGTGCAATTATTGAATTGAACCTACATGAATTAGAAGGATTAACAACACTTCCTTCTATTATTGGTCAGTTTACATCACTTAAAACATTAAAATTATATGACAATGAGTTAGTCTCATTACCACAAGAATTGTGGAGTCTAACTTCATTAGATTACTTAGATTTATCAAATAATAATTTAGGTGATGAAGATATCTCTAGTTTAAATAATTTATCTGCTTTAAGAACTATTTGGTTAAGTGGTAACTCTTTCACTAGCATTCCGAATATTTCTAGTCTGAATGATTTATTATTCTTTATTGCGGATGATAACAACATAACAGAGATTGATAACGAGTTCACTTCAAATACAAATTTACTGCACTTATCACTTGCGGGTAATGGTATTCAGGTGATTGACATGGACTTCTCAGGTATTTCTAACTTGAAGAAAATTGATTTCTCAAGAAATGAAATCACAGAATGGAATAACAGTCTACCAACCAACTTAGAAGAATTGATTTTATATAGTAACCTATTAAATGATATCTCTTCTATTCCTTCGAATCTACATATCGAAATTGCAGACAATTACTTATTCTATAATGATTTGGAAGGTTTAGATTCTTCTTACGTAAGTTACTCTCCACAGAATTATGATATCTATTACGAGAACATCGCTTTAGTTGAAGGTGGTCAGTACAGCGTAAGTCTTCCAATTGCAACTACATCAGACTTCAGTAATTATATCTTTACTTGGTATAAAGATGGTGTAATCCAAGAGCAGTTTACTTCTAGTGACCTTGAATTCACTAATATGTCTCAGGGTGATGTGGGTATCTATTCTTGTTTCATTACTCATACTTACTGGGAAGAACTAAGTATTAAAGTAGCTGAAATAGGTATTGGATTTGACTGTGGTAGTGAATTGAATGTGGAGGTATCTCCTACTACTGAAACTCTTTTCTGTGCTGGTGATGATATAGTAGTTACTATTGAAGCCGGTTCTTCTGACACTGATGTTTCTTACTCTTGGTATTTAGGAGACGAGTTACTACCTCTATTAACTTCATCTAACATTACTATTCATGAAACAGGTATGTACTCTGTAAGAGTAAGAAATAGCAATGGTTGTGTTGCTTTCTCAGATAGTATTCAGGTGGTTCAAACATCTCCATTGATTGCTCCAGAGATTATTGCAGTAAATGATTCATTAGCTATTGCCGAAAGTGATTCAACACTTTCTTATTACTGGTACTTAGATGGTGAAATTATGGAAGAAACATTCACACAGATTTTACCTACTACATTTGGTAGTTATACTGTTGAAGCAGTGAATGAAAGTGGTTGTTCAATCTTCTCAGCAGAATACGTAATTAATAATGATCAGATTACGGATCTTGAAGATGAACTAATCGAAAAAGTACTTCCTTTTAATGTTTATCCTCAACCTGCTAATGAGTATCTGTTTGTACCAATTGAAGGTATTGGTCAAGTAGAACAAGTAGTTGCATTTGACCTGACGGGTAATCGTATTGAATTAAGTACTGATATTC belongs to Flammeovirga agarivorans and includes:
- a CDS encoding T9SS type A sorting domain-containing protein, which gives rise to MFASKDISFSDFQPADAGTYDLYVTSTTHAGQEYNLYQVNLTYTLGDRDSAYIKQVIADLGKTIDNPSDEFRNWTIDGVSYVVNDYGEVTSLDISGNDLTSTPSSLLNLTNLGTLDVSDNQLYFDDLDVLNAMGVASFIYSGQTIDPIQELDETVKGGEGYTSSLTDAPTYSDISYQWVFNESGYSNVLDLDIETMTTEDVGNYQLFISSTNYDGLEIKFADIDIIFSNGNLDSTKVHDLLTELGISFNEDDPFRTWNNDGIITGIDNNGYVTDIDLYGKGLTEVPSTLAAFDNLQNLNLEDNNIYFDELDVLLSYSGDINLTYTGQSVTPSVINEVVKHGDNYNSSITQDYVDVYYDWKKGGSSVYSTKDITFTDFQSADAGTYDLYVTSMTHSGLEFNLYQINLTYTLGDRDSAYLEQVITDLGKTIDNPSDEFRNWTVDGVSYVVNAYGEVTSLDISGNDLTSTPSSLLNLTNLTTLDVSDNQLYFDDLDILSAMSVASFVYDGQSIDPIQELDATVKGGEGYTSSLTDVPTYSDITYQWVFNESGYSNVLDLDIESMTREDEGNYQLFISSSNHDGLEIKYADIDITFALGDRDSTKVHDLLTELGVSFEENDPFRDWLTGGIIDNIDDNGAVGDINLSNLTLTQVPSSLSAFEDLQNLSLDDNNIYFDELDVLLGFSGDINLTYDGQSVTPTVINEVVKHGDNYNSSITQDYADIYYDWKKGGSSVYSTKDLSFTDFQPADAGTYDLYVTSTTHSGLEFNIYQVNLTYTLGDRDSVYLEQVITDLGKTIDNPSDEFRNWTVDGVSYVVNAYGEVTSLDISGNDLTSVPSSILNLMNLETLDVSSNQLYFDDLDYLGTMGVTNFYYGSQSIDPIQELEEIVKGGEGYTSSLTAAPTYSDLTYQWVFSESVHSNVLDLDIESMTREDAGNYQLYISSSNYDGLAIMFADINITFALGDQDSTKVHDLLTELSISFEENDPFRDWNSDGVIVDIDDNGLVLDIDLYEKGLETVPTTLSAFENLQYLSLDNNHLYFDELDKLTGYEGAYVTYENQSIKSTTIINETIKHGDSYNSAIVQNYSDVDYDWRKGEGTLFTSKDISVSDLQPDDAGSYDLYVTSSTHPSQEYYLYQINLNYTLGDRDSVYLENFIADLGKTISNSSDEYRNWIVEGVTFSVDDYGYITALNVSDNNLYEIPSSIENFMNIATLDASNNKLYFDDLDYLNGLGIASLNHSGQTFDTVNTTETVKHSYDFTTSVSQEYGDVYYRWTKDDENIVTETSKDISITDMRLYKAGVYAVYVTSSIHGDQEYKIAEYTINHELGDRDKSNLATLIDALAVSYDNTQDFRDWLGNETTFDSSGYVLGLDLSSLEIESLPNDLTQFIRIESVDLSDNYFFYDDLDILYTVDYEVTYSPQNYVQQEASYEVIQYSALSNDEMAVTDYEGELNYQWYFEDEVYGESGTLLEVENFDSSKEGQYQLKVTSPTSWDGLEIHVANINLQYKSLISEADSLALFELYTEINVDFDPNERIVNWPRMDYEPSTGAIIELNLHELEGLTTLPSIIGQFTSLKTLKLYDNELVSLPQELWSLTSLDYLDLSNNNLGDEDISSLNNLSALRTIWLSGNSFTSIPNISSLNDLLFFIADDNNITEIDNEFTSNTNLLHLSLAGNGIQVIDMDFSGISNLKKIDFSRNEITEWNNSLPTNLEELILYSNLLNDISSIPSNLHIEIADNYLFYNDLEGLDSSYVSYSPQNYDIYYENIALVEGGQYSVSLPIATTSDFSNYIFTWYKDGVIQEQFTSSDLEFTNMSQGDVGIYSCFITHTYWEELSIKVAEIGIGFDCGSELNVEVSPTTETLFCAGDDIVVTIEAGSSDTDVSYSWYLGDELLPLLTSSNITIHETGMYSVRVRNSNGCVAFSDSIQVVQTSPLIAPEIIAVNDSLAIAESDSTLSYYWYLDGEIMEETFTQILPTTFGSYTVEAVNESGCSIFSAEYVINNDQITDLEDELIEKVLPFNVYPQPANEYLFVPIEGIGQVEQVVAFDLTGNRIELSTDILTDKMKVNTSRLNNGVYVITISTTDHEVYHKKILINE